DNA from Lactobacillus johnsonii:
CTCCACTTTTTTGTAATATTGTTATTAATGGTGTTTTTAATACTTCTCTTAAAAGTAGAATGCTATCATTTTAGAAATAAGTTTTTTTTGCTATACTGGTTCAAGGTGAGACAAATGGATGAACTTGAAAAAAATGAAAGATTAGGCGATTTATTTGCCTACTACGGTCTATTATTAACAAAAGGACAACAAGAGTATTTTGAGGATTATTATTACAATGATCTTTCTTTAGGAGAAATTGCAGATAATCACCATGTCTCTCGACAAGCTGTTTATGATAATTTGAAACGAAGCAGCCGTGCTTTAGAAAAATATGAAGATAAACTTCATATGAAACGTGATTATACGCAAATAGAAGAAAAAATTACTGAGGCAGTATATGCCCTTGAACATGGCAAAATTAATCGAGCTCAGATTGAACTTTTGAAATTATTAAGACAAATGGGAGTAGAATAGTATGGCTTTTGAAAATTTAAGTGAAAGACTTCAAAAAGCATTAAAAAATTTAACTGGTAAAGGTAAGATCTCAGAAGCAGATATTAATGACGCTAGTCGTGAAATTCGATTGGCTTTATTAGAAGCGGACGTTAACTTTAAGGTTGTAAAAGACTTTATTAAAAAAATAAAAAAGGAAGCTTTAGGTAAAGAAGTCCAAGATAGCTTAAATCCAGGACAACAAATCATCAAAATTGTTGATGATGAGTTAACTAAAATGATGGGAGAAGAGACTGTTTCTCTTAATAAATCTCCGCATATTCCAACAATCATTATGATGGTCGGTTTACAGGGTACTGGTAAAACTACTACTGTCGGTAAACTTGCAAATTACTTAATGAAGAATGAAAAAGCTCGTCCTTTGTTAATTGCAGGCGATATTTACCGTCCAGCTGCTATTGAACAGTTAAAGCAAATTGGTCAACAATTAGATGTACCGGTTTATAGTGAAGATAACCAAGATGTAGCCGAAATTGTAAAGCATGGTCTTGAAGAAGCTGATAAAAATAAGAATGACTATGTTTTGATTGATACGGCTGGTCGTCTTGAAATTGATGAACAATTGATGGATGAGTTGAAACGTGTAACTGAGGTTGCTCATCCTGATAATACTTTATTAGTTGTTGATGCAATGACGGGTCAAGCAGCTACACAAGTAGCAGAAGGATTTAATAATGACTTAGATCTAACTGGAATTGTTTTAACTAAGCTTGATGGTGATACTCGTGGTGGTGCGGCACTTTCTATTCGTGCTGTCACTGGTCTTCCAATTATCTTTACAGGGCAAGGTGAAAAATTAACTGATCTTTCTACTTTCCACCCTGATCGAATGGCTTCACGTATCTTAGGTATGGGTGACATGTTGACCTTAATTGAAAAGGCTCAGCAAGATTACGATGCTAAAGAAGCCGAAAAGATGGCTGAAAAGATGCGGGAGAATACTTTTGATTTTAATGACTTTATTGATCAAATGGAACAAGTTCAAAAAATGGGTCCTCTAGATCAAATTATTAAAATGATTCCTGGATTAGGTAATAATCCTGCTCTTAAAAATATTCAGATTCCGGAAAAGCAAATCGATCACATTAAGGCTATTGTTTATTCAATGACCCCAGAAGAGCGTGAAAATCCTGATATTCTTAATCCATCAAGAAGACGTAGAATTGCTGCTGGTTCGGGTAGATCGATTGCTGAAGTTAACCGAATGATTAAGCAATTTAAGCAATCAAAAGAAATGATGCAAAAAATGACTAAAGGTGATATGGGTGAATTGGCTAACTTACCAGGAATGAATTCACCAATGGGCAAGATGGCAATGAGATCAATGAATAAGCGCTTTAAGAAAAATAAGAAGAAACGGATGAAGAATATTAAACGTTATCGTTCAAAATAATTTTCAACTGTTAAGGAAAACCCCTTTACACATATTTTTCTATATGCTATATTATTTAAGTCAAGAAATTTAGGAGGAATTAATTAATGTCTGTTAAGATTCGTATGCGCCGTATGGGCTCAAAGAGAAAACCTTTTTACCGTATCGTAGTTGCTGATTCACGTATGCCACGTGACGGCCGTTTCATCGAAGAAGTTGGTTACTACAACCCACTTACTAACCCTGATGAAGTTAAGCTTGAAGAAGATAAGATTTTTGAATGGCTTGAAAAAGGTGCTCAACCATCAGATACTGTAAGAAGTTTACTTTCAAAAGCTGGTTTGATGACTAGATACCACGACGCAAAGTACGGTAAGTAATTTACTATTGCAATTAGAAGTTTGGGAAAGTTCTTCCCAAACTTTTTTATTTAGAAAGAATAAGTTCTATGACTGAATATTTTGAAGTTGGAAAGATATTGTCTCCTCATGGATTAAAGGGAGAAGTTAAGGTAAATGCAACAACTGATTTTCCAGAGGAAAGATTAGCTACAGGAAGTAGATTGTTTATTAAGAATAATAAACAGTATGAAGAATTAATTGTAGAAAATACTCGACGCCATAAACAATTTTATTTAGTTAAATTTGAAAAGATTGATGATATTGATCAAGCTGAAAAAATTTGCAGTAAAGAATTATATGTAGCAGAAACAGATCAACAAGAATTACCTGAAGGTAGCTATTACTTTAAGGACATCTTAAATTGCCCGGTCTATGATGCTGAGACTGGAGAAAAGCTAGGAGTATTAGAAAACATTGAAACTCCTGGTGCTAATGATATTTGGGAGATAAAGCCAGAAAAAGGAAAGAGTTTTTGGATTCCAAATATTGAATCAGTAGTTAAAAAAGTTGATCTAGCCAATAAGAGAATAGAAGTAACTTTGCTTGAAGGATTACGAGATGAAAATTAATGTTTTAACCCTTTTTCCAGATATGTTTACTCCTTTGCAGGTCTCAATGTTAGGAAGAGGTCTAGAAGACAAAAAATGGGAATTAAACTTAGTTAATTTCCGTGACTTTACTAGGGACGTACATCATCATGTCGATGATACTCCTTATGGGGGTGGAGCTGGGATGGTACTTCAAATTATGCCAATAAAAAAAGCTCTAGATTCTTTAACTAATAAAGGAAAAGTAATTATTACTGCTCCACAAGGAAAAACTTTCAATGAAAAAATGGCCCAAGATTGGTCAAAAGAAGAAAATTTAACTTTTATTTGTGGTCACTATGAAGGTTTTGATCAGAGAATCTATGATTTGGCTGATGAAACAGTATCAATTGGCGATTACGTCCTTACTGGTGGAGAATTACCAACAATGAGTATGATTGATGCTACTGTTCGTCTCTTACCGGGGATTCTGGGAAATTCTGCTTCTCCAGTAGAAGAAAGTTTTTCACACGGTCTTTTAGAATATCCGCAATATACGCGTCCTGCTGATTTTGAAGGTCAGAAAGTCCCTGAAGTATTAACATCGGGCAATCACCAAAAAATTGCTGAATGGCGTCATAAGGAAGCCTTACGAGCAACATATCTCTACCGTCCCGATATGTTAGCTGACCGTGAGTTAACATATGAAGAAAAGAGAATGCTTGAAGAAATTAAAAGTGAAAAAGAGAATTAGTATTTACAAGCATTTTTCTATTTGGTAAACTAGTCGTTGTGGCATAAGCCACTGATTTATGGGTATTCCGCTGGCACAAGGTGTTGATGAATGCCGTAGAAGGAGAGAAAATGATGGATCCATTAATTCAAGAATTAACTAAAGAACAATTACGCGATGATATGCCTGACTTCCGTGCAGGTGACACTGTTCGTGTTCACGTACGTGTTGTAGAAGGTACTCACGAACGTATTCAGATGTTCGAAGGTGTTGTAATTAAGCGTAAGGGTGCTGGTATCAGCGCAACTTACACTGTACGTAAGATGTCATCAGGTATTGGTGTTGAACGTACTTTCCCAGTAAATGACCCACGTGTTGCTAAGGTTGAAGTTCTTCGTCACGGTCGTGTACGTCGTGCTAAGCTTTACTACTTACGTGAACGTCACGGTAAAGCAGCTAGAATTGCTGAAAAGCGTCGCGGTTAATTTAATTAATCAAGACAGTATTAAAAGCCATCTCGAAAGAGATGGCTTTTTTTGTAGATAAAAAAAGAGTTTCAAAAAAGAAACTCTTTTTGATTAATAAAATGTAATGTGATTTAGTGGCCAGTAGCGCATCTTCACTACTCCCACAATTTTACTTCGTGGAATTGTTCCAATATAGCGACTGTCTTTAGAAACGCTTCTGTGATCTCCCATTACAAAATAAGTATTAGCAGGAACTTTATTAGTCTTTTGCATTTCTTTTAGTTGCTTTGAAGTATAAAATTGACGATAATTTTGAGTTTTAGCTAGAGAACTCAGAGTGAAATTTTGGGTATTAGTATATTTAGTACCGGAAATTCCGTCCTCTCCATTGTCAATTAATTTTTGACCAGCTTTTAACCATGGTTGATTAAGTTTTTTACCATTAATATAAATTTGATTATTTTTACTTACAATGGTATCTCCCGGTAACCCGATTACTCTCTTAATATATACGGCTCCTGGTTCGTCAGGCGCATCAACAATTACAATGTCGCCTTCCTTAATCTTGGCGTGCCTAAGAGCAATAACACGATCGTTATTTTCAAAAGTAGGTTGCATTGAAATTCCAGATACAGTTAAGTTGGCAAAAACATATTTATTTAGTACAAAGAAGATACCAAAAAATATGGCTGCTAGAATTAGTACCTGGAGAATCCACTGACCCCAGCTTTCAGATTGTTCTTGTTTTTTCAATTTTTTCACCTTATTTAATCTATTTCAACATAAAGTGTAACCCTAAATTAGTATTTTGTCGATTAAACAAAAAAGATGAAAAATAATTTTAATTTATATAATTAAATAGGAGATAAAGGTCTTGAAGAGGTCGAAAATTTTAATTTAGCTTATAATGAAAACAACAAGAGCAATCATAAGAAGGGAGTAAAAAAGATGCATGAATATTCAGCTGGTAGTATTGTTTATCGTATTAAAAATAATAAAATAGAATTTTTACTTGTCCAAAGTAGACTTAACCGAACTTGGGGCTTTCCGAAAGGGCATCTAGAAAAGGATGAAAATAATGTACAGGCTGCTCAAAGAGAAGTCTATGAAGAAGTGGGACTAAAACCAGATTATGATTTTGATTTTGAGGAAAGTATTACTTATAAAATTGCCCGGGATCGATTAAAAACTGTAACATTGTTTTTGAGTAGATTTAACCCGGATCAAAAAATAGAGCTACAAAAAAGTGAAATTGGAGATTATAAATGGGCAACTTTAGGAGAAGCTAATTCCTGTTTAAATTATGAAGAATTGAAAGAATTATTGAAGAAGGCACAGGAATATATTGAAAATGAAATATCCAGATAAACTCTTAGCTGAAGTTAAGGAAAGATCAAAGGGGATGAAATTAGAAGGAATTAATTTTGGTGCTGGTCCAGTTCATCCCAAGCTTATGATTGTAGGAGAAGCGCCAGGAAGAGAAGAGATAGAGTCGCTAATCCCGTTTCACGGTGCGTCTGGAAAAGAATTAATGAAATCTTTAGCCTCAATCGGGCTTAAACGAGACGATGTATATATAACTAGTGCTGTCAGAAGCCGTCCTTATAGTATTAAGCACACATTTAGTAAAAAAGAAAATAAAGAAGTAATCAAATATCCTAATCGAAAACCGACTAAAAAGGAAATTTTGGCACATGCACCATTTTTAGATTATGAAATTAAGTGTGTTAAACCTAAAATCATTGTAACAGTGGGTACTACGGCTCTAACAAGATTGCTAGATGATAAATATGAAATTAGTAATGTGCATGGAAAAATTATTGAAAATACTCCAATTTTAGAATTAAATGATAAAAAAGATGGTTATATTTGGTCTAAAGAAAAGTATATCGTTGTACCGCAATACCATCCCGCAGCTGTTTTTTATAATAGAAAATTAGCCGAAGTAATTGCGCAAGACTGGTTAAATGTAAAACCGCTAATTAAATAGCAAAAAAATGGTAGGAATGACATTTCCTACCATTTTTTAATCAATATTATTACGATATAGACCTACAACTTTACCTAAAATTTGAACCACAGGTAAAATAATTGGATCCATTGTATCGTTTTCTGGCTGCAGACGATAATAGCCATCTTCTTTGAAAAATCTTTTAACAGTTGCTTCGTTATCTTCAGTCATAGCAACAACAATCTCACCATTATTAGCACTAGATTGTTTACGAACAATGACATGATCACCATTTAAAATTCCAGCATTAATCATTGATTCGCCATACACACGTAACATGAAAAGCTCGCCAGCATCATTTTCGAGATCAGGAGGAAGAGGAAAA
Protein-coding regions in this window:
- the ylxM gene encoding YlxM family DNA-binding protein translates to MDELEKNERLGDLFAYYGLLLTKGQQEYFEDYYYNDLSLGEIADNHHVSRQAVYDNLKRSSRALEKYEDKLHMKRDYTQIEEKITEAVYALEHGKINRAQIELLKLLRQMGVE
- the ffh gene encoding signal recognition particle protein gives rise to the protein MAFENLSERLQKALKNLTGKGKISEADINDASREIRLALLEADVNFKVVKDFIKKIKKEALGKEVQDSLNPGQQIIKIVDDELTKMMGEETVSLNKSPHIPTIIMMVGLQGTGKTTTVGKLANYLMKNEKARPLLIAGDIYRPAAIEQLKQIGQQLDVPVYSEDNQDVAEIVKHGLEEADKNKNDYVLIDTAGRLEIDEQLMDELKRVTEVAHPDNTLLVVDAMTGQAATQVAEGFNNDLDLTGIVLTKLDGDTRGGAALSIRAVTGLPIIFTGQGEKLTDLSTFHPDRMASRILGMGDMLTLIEKAQQDYDAKEAEKMAEKMRENTFDFNDFIDQMEQVQKMGPLDQIIKMIPGLGNNPALKNIQIPEKQIDHIKAIVYSMTPEERENPDILNPSRRRRIAAGSGRSIAEVNRMIKQFKQSKEMMQKMTKGDMGELANLPGMNSPMGKMAMRSMNKRFKKNKKKRMKNIKRYRSK
- the rpsP gene encoding 30S ribosomal protein S16, whose product is MSVKIRMRRMGSKRKPFYRIVVADSRMPRDGRFIEEVGYYNPLTNPDEVKLEEDKIFEWLEKGAQPSDTVRSLLSKAGLMTRYHDAKYGK
- the rimM gene encoding ribosome maturation factor RimM (Essential for efficient processing of 16S rRNA) codes for the protein MTEYFEVGKILSPHGLKGEVKVNATTDFPEERLATGSRLFIKNNKQYEELIVENTRRHKQFYLVKFEKIDDIDQAEKICSKELYVAETDQQELPEGSYYFKDILNCPVYDAETGEKLGVLENIETPGANDIWEIKPEKGKSFWIPNIESVVKKVDLANKRIEVTLLEGLRDEN
- the trmD gene encoding tRNA (guanosine(37)-N1)-methyltransferase TrmD — protein: MKINVLTLFPDMFTPLQVSMLGRGLEDKKWELNLVNFRDFTRDVHHHVDDTPYGGGAGMVLQIMPIKKALDSLTNKGKVIITAPQGKTFNEKMAQDWSKEENLTFICGHYEGFDQRIYDLADETVSIGDYVLTGGELPTMSMIDATVRLLPGILGNSASPVEESFSHGLLEYPQYTRPADFEGQKVPEVLTSGNHQKIAEWRHKEALRATYLYRPDMLADRELTYEEKRMLEEIKSEKEN
- the rplS gene encoding 50S ribosomal protein L19, whose product is MDPLIQELTKEQLRDDMPDFRAGDTVRVHVRVVEGTHERIQMFEGVVIKRKGAGISATYTVRKMSSGIGVERTFPVNDPRVAKVEVLRHGRVRRAKLYYLRERHGKAARIAEKRRG
- the lepB gene encoding signal peptidase I; this encodes MKKQEQSESWGQWILQVLILAAIFFGIFFVLNKYVFANLTVSGISMQPTFENNDRVIALRHAKIKEGDIVIVDAPDEPGAVYIKRVIGLPGDTIVSKNNQIYINGKKLNQPWLKAGQKLIDNGEDGISGTKYTNTQNFTLSSLAKTQNYRQFYTSKQLKEMQKTNKVPANTYFVMGDHRSVSKDSRYIGTIPRSKIVGVVKMRYWPLNHITFY
- a CDS encoding bis(5'-nucleosyl)-tetraphosphatase translates to MHEYSAGSIVYRIKNNKIEFLLVQSRLNRTWGFPKGHLEKDENNVQAAQREVYEEVGLKPDYDFDFEESITYKIARDRLKTVTLFLSRFNPDQKIELQKSEIGDYKWATLGEANSCLNYEELKELLKKAQEYIENEISR
- a CDS encoding uracil-DNA glycosylase, with product MKYPDKLLAEVKERSKGMKLEGINFGAGPVHPKLMIVGEAPGREEIESLIPFHGASGKELMKSLASIGLKRDDVYITSAVRSRPYSIKHTFSKKENKEVIKYPNRKPTKKEILAHAPFLDYEIKCVKPKIIVTVGTTALTRLLDDKYEISNVHGKIIENTPILELNDKKDGYIWSKEKYIVVPQYHPAAVFYNRKLAEVIAQDWLNVKPLIK